In Desulfobotulus mexicanus, one DNA window encodes the following:
- a CDS encoding STAS domain-containing protein, giving the protein MLDIRRQNLNNIETIHLQGILNAETSPLLEEILHELSKQPLPMILLCVENLEYISSAGMGCFIGAIGGIRKKGGDLRFAGMQPRVKRIFTLLDMEDFFSQFDSMEKGLASFSDKK; this is encoded by the coding sequence ATGCTTGACATACGAAGACAGAACTTAAATAATATTGAAACCATACACCTTCAGGGAATTCTAAATGCGGAAACCAGCCCTCTGCTGGAAGAAATTCTCCATGAATTATCCAAACAACCCCTCCCCATGATTCTTCTTTGCGTGGAAAATCTCGAATACATCAGCAGTGCAGGCATGGGATGTTTTATCGGAGCCATCGGCGGCATCCGTAAAAAAGGGGGAGACCTCCGCTTTGCAGGCATGCAGCCCCGGGTGAAACGGATTTTCACCCTTTTAGATATGGAAGATTTTTTTTCCCAATTCGATTCCATGGAAAAGGGACTGGCCAGTTTTTCAGACAAAAAATAA
- a CDS encoding hybrid sensor histidine kinase/response regulator, which produces MKQPPTEIYPLNDAMVQLIAELGQTASPETFHQLLTDFILEHTGLETWLGIHEYPHEGHFVFSCGLNPAPFSSLNIDPEKLPSLYSGQSLLMDQKPDHNLAVMPVLFGKKIIAILASPSSFFEKMLLEAPFLQQLAILTGLVIHHFFIRQDLEKRKNEMELKVFELALLEEVGTSLSPELDTVTIAKKLLLCVTGYLTATSACFYLQNEKNIFTRVALTGTSKKSLPMEIALPEEPSPKTWPRFIEKDPYQRSFFYLFLDNMGMELLFPLMDGKKITAFIMLGQSAKNRLHSKEELSLAAAMISQALSPLKNAALYTDLKKNNEALGKSLECLKKEIKEKEQAQEKLLEYQGVVAASQDPVALIGQDHCFVMVNRACAQAFGTVPEKLTGRTVTSVTDTELFQHKLKDPLMRCLAGETVRFRFSWSFPEWGLRHIDVAAYPYQDPHKKKSAAIFILRDITQMQEMENRLLQSQKMEAIGTLAGGIAHDFNNILAGIMGYTELSMARLEKNHQARTFMEKAVTACKRASDLVKQILSFSRGDSAHINMRPLCLTEITEDVLKLMRASLPAPLEIILAQKYSPLPVLGNATQLHQVIMNLCTNAAHSMPDGGTITIGLHRIEADHQLISLNPAFRKTAYAELMVQDNGTGIPDSYISRIFEPFFTTKAQGKGTGMGLSISHGIIGNHGGLILVESQPDKGSTFRVFLPLLEEGSTTRRNEPVPAMPKGGRERILLVEDEPDLLQLCAEILSGLGYEVRPESRPEHALKIFMQSPENFDLIISDQMMPRMTGVNLAQHMLALRPDIPFLLCSGFSEALSPDILENMGIQSFLMKPFTRSQLATAVRHLLDGCHLQTHT; this is translated from the coding sequence ATGAAACAGCCTCCCACCGAAATCTACCCACTGAACGATGCCATGGTACAGCTCATCGCTGAGCTTGGCCAGACGGCTTCCCCTGAAACTTTCCATCAGCTTCTTACTGACTTTATTCTGGAACATACAGGCCTTGAAACCTGGCTGGGCATCCATGAATACCCCCATGAAGGACATTTTGTTTTTTCCTGTGGCCTCAACCCTGCACCCTTTTCCTCCTTAAACATTGATCCTGAGAAATTGCCTTCTCTTTATTCCGGGCAAAGCCTGCTCATGGATCAGAAACCCGACCACAACCTTGCTGTCATGCCAGTTTTATTCGGAAAGAAAATCATTGCCATTCTGGCATCTCCATCCTCCTTCTTTGAAAAAATGCTCCTTGAAGCACCTTTTCTGCAACAGCTTGCAATACTGACTGGCCTTGTCATCCATCATTTTTTCATACGTCAGGATCTGGAAAAACGTAAAAACGAAATGGAACTGAAGGTCTTTGAGCTGGCTCTCCTGGAAGAAGTAGGGACCAGCCTGAGCCCGGAGCTGGATACGGTTACCATCGCTAAAAAACTGCTGCTTTGCGTTACTGGCTATCTCACGGCCACCTCTGCCTGTTTCTATCTTCAGAATGAAAAAAATATTTTTACACGTGTGGCACTTACAGGTACCTCAAAAAAATCCCTTCCCATGGAAATAGCGCTGCCCGAAGAACCCTCACCCAAAACATGGCCCCGGTTTATAGAAAAAGATCCTTACCAGCGTTCCTTTTTTTACCTTTTTCTGGACAACATGGGAATGGAGCTGCTTTTTCCCCTTATGGACGGAAAAAAAATAACAGCTTTTATAATGTTGGGACAGAGCGCAAAAAACCGTCTCCATTCAAAAGAAGAACTGAGCCTTGCCGCTGCCATGATTTCCCAGGCCCTGTCTCCCCTTAAAAATGCGGCCCTGTATACGGACCTGAAAAAAAATAACGAAGCACTGGGCAAATCCCTTGAATGCCTGAAAAAAGAAATAAAGGAAAAAGAGCAGGCCCAGGAAAAACTCCTTGAATATCAAGGTGTGGTGGCAGCATCTCAAGATCCTGTGGCCCTCATAGGTCAGGATCACTGCTTTGTCATGGTCAACCGGGCCTGTGCCCAGGCCTTTGGCACCGTACCTGAAAAACTTACAGGTAGAACCGTCACCTCTGTAACGGACACGGAACTTTTCCAACACAAGCTAAAAGACCCCCTGATGCGCTGCCTTGCCGGAGAAACCGTTCGTTTCCGTTTTTCGTGGTCCTTTCCTGAGTGGGGTCTGCGTCACATTGACGTAGCTGCCTACCCCTATCAGGACCCGCATAAGAAAAAAAGTGCCGCCATTTTCATCCTGCGGGATATCACTCAGATGCAGGAAATGGAAAACCGACTGCTCCAGTCCCAGAAAATGGAAGCCATAGGCACCCTTGCAGGTGGCATAGCCCATGATTTCAACAACATCCTTGCAGGTATCATGGGATACACGGAACTTTCCATGGCCAGACTGGAAAAGAATCACCAGGCAAGGACTTTTATGGAAAAAGCCGTTACCGCCTGCAAGAGGGCATCGGATCTGGTCAAACAGATCCTTTCCTTTTCCCGTGGAGACAGTGCCCACATCAATATGCGTCCCCTCTGCCTTACGGAAATAACCGAAGATGTGCTGAAACTGATGCGGGCCAGCCTACCTGCTCCTTTAGAAATCATCCTTGCTCAGAAATATTCACCGCTTCCCGTCCTCGGTAATGCCACCCAGCTTCATCAGGTCATCATGAACCTCTGCACCAATGCAGCCCATTCCATGCCGGATGGTGGCACCATCACCATCGGTCTGCACCGGATAGAGGCGGACCATCAGCTTATCTCCCTTAACCCTGCCTTCCGAAAAACCGCTTATGCGGAACTCATGGTGCAGGATAATGGCACCGGTATACCTGACTCTTATATTTCCCGAATCTTTGAACCCTTTTTCACCACCAAGGCTCAGGGCAAGGGTACAGGCATGGGCCTTTCCATCAGCCATGGCATAATTGGCAATCATGGGGGACTGATTCTTGTGGAAAGCCAGCCGGACAAGGGCAGTACCTTCCGGGTTTTTCTTCCTCTGCTTGAAGAAGGTTCAACAACACGCAGGAATGAACCCGTACCAGCCATGCCCAAAGGAGGCCGGGAACGCATTCTGCTTGTGGAGGATGAACCGGATCTGCTGCAGCTTTGTGCAGAAATTCTCTCTGGCCTTGGTTATGAAGTCCGGCCTGAGTCCAGACCGGAACATGCACTTAAGATATTTATGCAGAGTCCTGAAAATTTTGATCTGATTATTTCAGA
- a CDS encoding ATP-binding protein: MHDILPLFLEDPMTSLASQAKALGIPETDIQRICMETDCRLRLVFPAETRQLELIRRLARNTTEKTPGLDSDAAYDIALALDEACTNVISHAYGTHDPSALIEAEIRISSKDVTIILTDHGVHGHSFHPDKLPPPDIKALYTNPKPGGLGFHLIKKIMDELSYEKGPDNANRLTMKRYLSRSG, encoded by the coding sequence ATGCATGACATACTTCCTTTGTTTCTGGAAGATCCTATGACCAGCCTTGCAAGCCAGGCAAAGGCATTAGGTATACCGGAAACGGATATACAGAGGATCTGCATGGAAACAGACTGTCGGCTGCGACTTGTTTTTCCCGCAGAAACCAGACAGCTAGAGCTTATAAGAAGACTTGCCCGAAACACGACAGAAAAAACTCCGGGACTGGATTCCGATGCTGCCTATGACATTGCCCTTGCCCTGGACGAGGCCTGTACCAATGTAATTTCCCATGCCTACGGCACCCATGATCCCAGTGCCTTAATAGAAGCCGAAATCCGCATTTCTTCAAAGGATGTGACCATCATCCTTACGGATCATGGTGTTCACGGACATAGCTTTCATCCTGACAAACTGCCTCCTCCGGATATAAAAGCCCTGTACACCAATCCAAAACCCGGCGGCCTTGGCTTCCATCTTATAAAAAAAATCATGGATGAACTTAGTTATGAAAAGGGACCGGACAATGCCAACAGGCTGACCATGAAACGCTATCTTTCCAGATCAGGATAG
- a CDS encoding PP2C family protein-serine/threonine phosphatase, with translation MVRPFSISLKIPVVFFLIALLMTLLSTVFMVIQDSRQAMKNTEKTLDQIEETYTKALASLIWNMGSDEIRLMADGINNIPGVMHVIITDDKQKILAEKGEESISGLSRTYPLYQPEGLVPFSIGSLTVTMDLDALNRNIRFSALRILTARAIDLMLMGLVFLWIIHRLITRHLKTMAGYTQQMNLDRLETPLHLQGRKPGNPADELDIVADAINTMRVSIAETLEQKAEKARMEGELRAAANIQKVLLPTHPPDIKLLDLAFSFEPALEVSGDYFDFFPLDDHRLGIVIADASGKGIPAALIANAARVLLMANPRQQDRPEALFKTLNRTLPQTMGMGHFLTMSYLLLDTDQRELTLVSAGHDPVFIKKASGEILSLKPPGYPFCRLHQKTFDLRLKSLTLSFEPGDTIFAYTDGLSESLSPEQIPFGEQGIRNAMAAPHTSAADLIRHMQNRLSDFCQHIEPCDDVTLVAVCFCRQPQ, from the coding sequence ATGGTTCGCCCCTTTTCCATATCCCTGAAGATTCCAGTAGTTTTTTTTCTCATTGCCCTCCTCATGACCCTGCTTTCTACGGTTTTCATGGTGATTCAGGATAGCAGACAGGCAATGAAAAACACGGAAAAGACCCTGGATCAGATTGAAGAAACCTACACAAAAGCCCTTGCCTCACTGATATGGAATATGGGCTCCGATGAAATACGACTGATGGCGGACGGTATTAACAATATTCCCGGTGTTATGCATGTAATAATCACAGATGACAAACAAAAAATTCTGGCGGAAAAGGGAGAAGAATCCATCTCAGGCCTGAGCCGGACCTATCCCCTTTACCAGCCAGAAGGCCTTGTTCCCTTCAGTATCGGTTCCCTGACGGTCACCATGGATCTGGATGCCCTCAACCGAAACATACGTTTCAGCGCCCTGCGTATTCTCACAGCAAGGGCCATCGACCTTATGCTCATGGGGCTTGTATTCCTTTGGATCATACATCGTCTTATCACCCGTCACCTGAAAACCATGGCAGGCTACACCCAGCAGATGAATCTGGACAGACTGGAAACCCCCTTGCATCTTCAGGGCAGAAAACCGGGTAATCCAGCCGATGAGCTGGACATTGTTGCGGACGCCATCAATACCATGCGGGTATCCATAGCAGAAACTCTGGAGCAGAAGGCTGAAAAGGCCCGCATGGAAGGGGAACTGAGGGCTGCGGCCAACATACAGAAAGTACTGCTACCCACCCATCCTCCGGACATTAAACTTCTGGATCTTGCCTTTTCCTTTGAACCGGCCCTTGAAGTCAGCGGCGACTACTTCGACTTCTTCCCTCTGGACGATCACCGCTTAGGCATTGTAATTGCCGATGCATCTGGCAAAGGCATTCCAGCAGCACTCATCGCCAATGCCGCACGGGTTCTCCTGATGGCCAACCCCCGGCAGCAGGACAGGCCGGAAGCACTTTTCAAAACCCTCAACCGCACCCTGCCCCAGACCATGGGCATGGGCCACTTTCTCACCATGAGCTATCTGCTGCTGGATACGGATCAAAGGGAACTAACCCTTGTATCCGCAGGACATGATCCTGTTTTTATAAAAAAAGCATCAGGAGAAATTCTGTCCCTCAAGCCACCTGGCTATCCTTTTTGCCGTTTGCATCAAAAAACATTTGACTTGAGACTGAAAAGCCTTACGCTATCATTTGAGCCCGGTGATACCATATTTGCCTATACAGACGGGCTCAGCGAAAGCCTTTCTCCTGAACAAATACCCTTTGGAGAGCAAGGCATCCGGAATGCGATGGCCGCCCCCCATACCAGCGCAGCAGACCTTATAAGGCATATGCAGAACCGTCTTTCGGACTTCTGCCAGCATATAGAACCCTGTGATGATGTAACCCTGGTGGCAGTCTGTTTCTGTAGGCAGCCACAATAA